A genomic segment from Candidatus Desulfarcum epimagneticum encodes:
- the ykgF gene encoding putative oxidoreductase subunit with NAD(P)-binding domain and ferridoxin-like domain (Evidence 3 : Putative function from multiple computational evidences; Product type e : enzyme): MGIQTSDLSLNERVEKNLADVFMRASIARAQDLLGQKRADAFEELGDYEIWRENAATARSHVLKNLDVYLSRFADRAAENGAGVFFARTGREAADHALEIFGEIGAKKIVKSKSMVTEEINLNESLEAAGLEVVETDLGEYILQTDDYDKPSHIVVPALHKDREAIRKIFAEKKGYAGDNQPEHIAAFVRKEIRKDFLTADAGVTGCNFGVAESGTVTLVTNEGNGRFVSTAPETQIVFMGMERVAASFADLDILLTLLIRSAVGARLTSYLSLATGPARENETDGPKRLEIIIVDNGRSDVLAGPFREVLRCVRCGTCMLACPVYRQIGGHGYGTLYPGPLGLALAPAMAGHEACHDIVRLCSLCGACDDVCPVKIPLYRLILAHRRVIAEEKKLSGKGEALAMGLFGRLFANPALYDAAARRARLGRFLPEIGPLKNWTRDRELPRFPEQSFRAWMEKRSPKGGRP; encoded by the coding sequence ATGGGCATTCAAACAAGCGATCTTTCTTTAAATGAGCGAGTGGAAAAGAATCTGGCGGACGTCTTTATGCGCGCCTCCATCGCCAGGGCCCAGGACCTGCTGGGCCAAAAACGCGCCGACGCCTTTGAGGAGCTGGGCGATTATGAAATCTGGCGCGAAAACGCGGCCACGGCCCGAAGCCATGTTCTGAAAAACCTGGATGTGTATTTAAGCCGATTCGCCGACCGGGCCGCTGAAAACGGCGCCGGGGTCTTTTTTGCCCGAACCGGCCGGGAGGCCGCGGATCATGCCCTGGAGATTTTCGGGGAAATCGGCGCGAAAAAGATCGTGAAGTCCAAGTCCATGGTCACCGAAGAGATCAACCTCAACGAGTCCCTGGAGGCGGCCGGCCTGGAGGTGGTGGAAACCGACCTGGGCGAATACATTCTTCAGACCGACGATTATGACAAGCCTTCCCACATCGTGGTTCCGGCCCTTCACAAAGACCGGGAGGCGATTCGGAAAATTTTTGCCGAAAAAAAAGGCTATGCCGGGGACAATCAGCCGGAACACATCGCCGCCTTTGTCCGAAAAGAGATTCGGAAGGATTTTTTGACCGCTGACGCGGGCGTCACCGGCTGCAATTTCGGGGTGGCCGAATCCGGGACCGTCACCCTGGTCACCAACGAGGGCAACGGCCGCTTTGTCTCCACCGCGCCCGAAACCCAGATCGTGTTCATGGGCATGGAGCGCGTGGCGGCCTCGTTCGCCGATCTGGACATCCTGCTTACCCTTTTGATCCGAAGCGCCGTGGGCGCCCGGCTGACCTCGTATTTGAGCCTGGCCACCGGCCCCGCGCGTGAAAACGAGACCGACGGCCCCAAACGTCTGGAGATCATCATTGTGGACAACGGACGCTCCGACGTTCTGGCCGGCCCTTTCCGGGAGGTTTTGCGCTGCGTGAGGTGCGGGACATGCATGCTGGCGTGCCCGGTGTACCGCCAAATCGGGGGCCACGGCTACGGGACCCTGTATCCCGGCCCCCTCGGGCTGGCCCTGGCCCCGGCCATGGCCGGGCACGAGGCCTGCCACGATATCGTGAGGCTGTGCTCGCTTTGCGGCGCGTGCGACGATGTGTGCCCGGTGAAAATTCCCCTTTACCGGCTCATCCTGGCGCATCGCCGGGTCATCGCTGAGGAAAAAAAGCTTTCCGGAAAAGGCGAGGCGCTGGCCATGGGGCTTTTCGGCCGTCTTTTCGCCAATCCCGCCCTTTACGACGCCGCGGCGAGGCGGGCGCGTCTGGGCCGTTTTCTTCCCGAAATCGGGCCGCTTAAAAACTGGACCCGGGACCGGGAACTTCCCCGGTTTCCAGAGCAAAGTTTCCGGGCCTGGATGGAAAAACGCTCCCCAAAAGGAGGACGCCCATGA
- the ykgE gene encoding putative hydroxyacid oxidoreductase (Fe-S centre) (Evidence 3 : Putative function from multiple computational evidences; Product type e : enzyme) codes for MKKPRVSFFATCLIDALFPEVGKRAVRLLETLGCDVYFNPRQTCCGQPLSNAGFRDKAKNGMRHLISALLEDDPDHVVAPSGSCVLQVREYPEFFKNDPHWGPMAETLAARTFEITDFIVNVLGAKDLGARLAGKAAYHPSCHMTRRLGVKDPPLVLLKHIQDLEIVPFEGQARCCGFGGAFSVKMGALSGAMAGEKADHLFKAGVDYLIGADAGCLMNLEGRIRRRGYDIKVLHIVEALGET; via the coding sequence ATGAAGAAGCCACGGGTGTCCTTTTTCGCCACCTGTCTGATCGACGCCCTTTTTCCCGAGGTGGGAAAACGAGCCGTCCGCCTGCTTGAAACCCTGGGTTGCGACGTTTATTTTAATCCCAGGCAGACCTGCTGCGGCCAGCCCCTTTCCAACGCCGGTTTTCGCGACAAAGCGAAAAATGGCATGCGACATCTCATCTCGGCCCTGCTTGAGGACGATCCCGACCACGTCGTGGCCCCCAGCGGCTCCTGCGTTCTCCAGGTCCGGGAGTATCCTGAATTTTTCAAAAACGATCCCCATTGGGGGCCCATGGCCGAAACCCTGGCGGCCCGGACCTTTGAAATCACGGATTTCATCGTCAATGTCCTGGGAGCGAAAGACTTGGGCGCCCGCCTGGCCGGCAAAGCCGCGTATCACCCGTCCTGCCACATGACCCGGCGCCTTGGGGTGAAAGACCCGCCCCTGGTCCTTTTGAAACATATTCAAGACCTTGAGATCGTCCCCTTTGAGGGGCAGGCGCGCTGCTGCGGTTTCGGCGGGGCCTTTTCCGTCAAGATGGGCGCGTTGAGCGGCGCCATGGCCGGGGAAAAGGCGGACCATCTTTTCAAGGCGGGCGTGGATTATCTCATCGGGGCCGACGCCGGATGCCTGATGAATCTGGAGGGCCGAATCCGGCGCCGGGGATATGACATCAAAGTCCTGCACATTGTCGAGGCCCTTGGGGAAACATAA
- the tesB gene encoding Acyl-CoA thioesterase 2, translating into MKMCHEENVLEELLRLLKLEKIEKNIFRGQSQDLGFGNVYGGQVIGQALSAASGTAPAEFQAHSLHGYFMLPGDASKPIVYTVDCIRDGRSFVTRRVVAVQNGRAIFSMGASFHKNEPGYDHHRDMPDVLGPEGVESDLEMAERLSDQIPPERIETFLCKKPIEIRVVNPINPFSPKPMPPEKYVWFRAIDKIPDDAAIHRYMLAYASDFHLVGTALYPHGKTFWSRDMQVASLDHSMWFHRDFRMDDWLLYAMKSPSAARGRGLNIGSVYTRKGVLAATVAQEGLLRRTLPRMGQKNNHHPDKLVKR; encoded by the coding sequence ATGAAAATGTGCCATGAAGAAAATGTGCTGGAGGAGTTGCTTCGGCTCCTGAAACTGGAAAAGATTGAAAAAAATATTTTCAGGGGCCAGAGCCAGGACCTGGGTTTCGGCAATGTGTACGGGGGCCAGGTGATCGGCCAGGCGCTGTCCGCCGCCTCGGGAACGGCGCCGGCTGAATTCCAGGCCCACAGCCTTCACGGGTATTTCATGCTGCCCGGCGACGCCTCCAAACCCATTGTTTATACGGTGGACTGCATCCGCGACGGGAGGAGCTTTGTCACCCGCCGGGTGGTGGCGGTTCAAAACGGCCGCGCCATTTTTTCCATGGGCGCCTCTTTTCATAAAAATGAGCCGGGTTATGACCACCACCGCGACATGCCGGATGTCCTGGGACCGGAGGGAGTGGAAAGCGATCTGGAAATGGCCGAACGCCTTTCGGACCAGATTCCGCCGGAGAGGATTGAGACATTTTTGTGCAAAAAACCCATTGAGATCCGGGTGGTCAACCCCATCAATCCCTTTTCCCCCAAACCCATGCCGCCGGAAAAATATGTCTGGTTCCGGGCCATTGACAAGATCCCGGATGACGCCGCCATCCACCGATACATGCTGGCCTACGCCTCTGATTTTCACCTGGTGGGAACGGCCCTGTATCCCCACGGCAAAACCTTCTGGTCCCGGGACATGCAGGTGGCCAGCCTGGACCATTCCATGTGGTTTCACCGGGATTTTCGCATGGACGACTGGCTTCTTTACGCCATGAAAAGCCCCAGCGCGGCCCGGGGAAGGGGGTTGAATATCGGCTCGGTGTACACGCGAAAGGGGGTTTTGGCGGCCACTGTGGCGCAGGAGGGGCTTTTGCGGAGAACTCTTCCACGAATGGGTCAAAAAAACAACCACCACCCTGACAAACTCGTAAAAAGATGA
- a CDS encoding conserved hypothetical protein (Evidence 4 : Unknown function but conserved in other organisms), with protein sequence MKKWRSLLLVFIVSAHAVLTLAGAFFLAHPNVFKVFKDYGLPEDHGLSAETIHTKAGEAWLIRNPAASRVVLLCHGRSRNRSYMLPLARALAGDFNVALFDFRSHGRHPFGACAIGLKESEDVGHMLDALEQEGFSDIVVYGASMGGAAAAFELAAHPRASVSGLVLNGVFADLRALLEKRLRQSVIPPYLSGLIIRLGGAWAGFVPEEVRPADAIERVSLPVLTLQAREDELVPASSGKILSDHAGGPSRLCMYDGTHDMAKNEAVERMTRSFARTLALECPDEIEDR encoded by the coding sequence ATGAAAAAATGGCGATCGCTTTTGCTTGTGTTCATTGTTTCGGCGCATGCGGTTCTGACGCTGGCCGGGGCATTTTTCCTGGCGCATCCCAATGTGTTCAAGGTGTTTAAAGATTACGGTCTGCCCGAAGACCACGGTCTGTCGGCCGAAACCATTCACACAAAAGCGGGCGAGGCATGGCTGATTCGGAACCCGGCCGCCTCCAGAGTGGTTCTTTTATGCCACGGCCGCTCCAGAAACCGCTCCTACATGCTTCCGCTGGCCCGGGCGCTGGCCGGGGATTTCAATGTGGCGCTGTTTGATTTCAGGAGCCACGGCCGGCATCCCTTTGGCGCGTGCGCGATCGGCCTGAAAGAGTCGGAGGATGTGGGCCATATGCTGGACGCCCTGGAACAGGAGGGATTTTCCGATATTGTGGTGTACGGCGCCTCAATGGGCGGCGCCGCGGCGGCGTTTGAGCTGGCGGCCCATCCCCGGGCGTCTGTGTCGGGGCTTGTTTTAAACGGGGTTTTCGCGGATCTGCGCGCGCTTCTGGAAAAAAGGCTCCGCCAATCCGTCATTCCCCCCTATCTTTCCGGATTGATCATTCGCCTTGGGGGCGCTTGGGCCGGCTTTGTCCCGGAAGAGGTCCGGCCGGCCGACGCCATTGAGCGCGTCTCCCTGCCGGTTTTGACGCTTCAGGCCCGGGAAGACGAGCTGGTTCCCGCATCCTCAGGGAAAATTTTATCCGACCATGCCGGGGGCCCGTCGCGGCTTTGCATGTATGACGGGACCCATGACATGGCGAAAAACGAGGCGGTGGAAAGGATGACCCGGTCCTTTGCCAGGACATTGGCTTTGGAATGTCCGGATGAGATTGAGGATCGTTGA
- a CDS encoding Fic/DOC family protein yields the protein MSPKDHFWNMPPHHGLALTLARRHLAEFVCDAVNLEGIPLTLPEVQTLLDGVTVGGHKLSDQRIALSQGDAWRALFEWIEAGEFDVSAKTARSLHSIAGKEEALEWGHFRSGAVTIAGTRFIPPKAGSLPRLFEEMIHDFNEIKDIYDGAIHLFLTMARSQFFYDVNKRMGRFMMNGALLSHGYPAINVPAKRQLEFNQLMLGFYDSNDPSPMNRFLRSCLDPRAVQIMKEGASAPSRPE from the coding sequence ATGAGCCCAAAAGACCATTTCTGGAATATGCCGCCCCATCATGGGCTGGCCCTGACCCTGGCCAGGCGTCATCTGGCTGAGTTTGTCTGCGACGCGGTCAATCTCGAAGGCATTCCCCTGACACTTCCGGAGGTTCAGACATTGCTGGATGGCGTGACCGTCGGGGGCCATAAACTGTCGGATCAGCGGATCGCGCTGAGCCAGGGCGATGCATGGCGGGCTTTGTTTGAATGGATTGAGGCAGGCGAATTCGATGTGTCCGCAAAGACCGCCCGCTCGCTTCATTCAATCGCCGGAAAAGAGGAGGCCCTGGAGTGGGGGCATTTTCGCTCCGGAGCTGTGACCATCGCCGGAACCCGCTTCATTCCTCCAAAGGCCGGCTCCCTGCCCCGTTTGTTTGAGGAAATGATCCATGATTTTAATGAAATAAAAGACATATACGACGGGGCGATTCATCTGTTTCTGACCATGGCGAGGTCCCAGTTTTTTTATGATGTGAACAAACGAATGGGGCGCTTTATGATGAACGGCGCGCTTTTAAGTCATGGTTATCCGGCGATCAATGTGCCGGCAAAGCGACAGCTGGAGTTCAATCAATTGATGCTGGGGTTCTACGATTCGAATGATCCCTCTCCCATGAATCGCTTTTTGCGCTCATGTCTGGATCCACGCGCGGTTCAAATCATGAAAGAGGGCGCTTCGGCCCCCTCCCGGCCGGAGTGA
- a CDS encoding Helicase, with protein sequence MNGLGENYIRERVADSGVIYKRGVRIYEHGAFLCVEHDLNKKKFTYEVDGNYGDYVIRASILKDGVLSDCSCPYPGEGCKHKVAVFLDITDKLVSRNMRREKKESACEADPDSSRGGFLSFEEIREQAVSDRRDRAKKEEFVLTRGDMIKGEHLIETKKGAQYVVTLYDLERGHCSCPDYMTNRLGICKHLVHVSESFKKDKKAARRVKEEKFPFIDIRWDSISQSPGLFMEKDFLPDESARGLMAELFDEKGTFAGEKLEDIFPLISMLEGDKRARIQPEVLKRLDEKLMEKEIEAFEKGHVIDFSNIRTKLYPYQVEGVRFGLYKKAALIGDEMGLGKTLQAIVIAGLKREIFGFEKILVVTLASLKDQWRREIERFTDESALVIAGGAKIRREMYEKDGSFFKITNYEALLRDARAISRHKPDLVILDEAQRIKNFNTKTAEAVKSIPRKHALVLTGTPLENKLEDIYSIMQFLSPGLLSPLWMFAAGHFMLSRKKKGQILGYRNLGLLSEKIKPIVIRRKKEDVLSEVPETVVNNFYLDLTPEQSKIHGGYIASLVPLIRKKFLTPMDMRRIQELLLKARQSCDSTFLIDRETHISPKLKELAGVVDEFVIQNNRKVVIFTEWVTMLFLIAKQLSKAGVPFVELSGRTPVGKRQALIDKFSSDPACKVFLSSDAGGTGLNLQAADCVINFELPWNPAKLSQRIGRVNRIGQTSKCVNVVNFISKHSIEERILAGIQLKQDLFKGVFEDGGDVVEFSREKKNAMLSRLREMMGEDTEDLKTPPPEAPEIPDDTPHYLNPEALGRDKDFPYDREETDPSETDAGKSRESGDKSLGEKDFSMAGQSPEKIENVLNSGMSFIGGLLEMATGKKVEMAPNEKKMIKVDQQTGEVTMKFRLPGF encoded by the coding sequence GTGAATGGTTTAGGCGAAAATTATATCAGAGAACGGGTCGCCGATTCAGGGGTGATATACAAAAGAGGGGTCCGGATATACGAACACGGCGCGTTTTTATGTGTGGAGCACGATCTCAACAAAAAAAAATTCACCTACGAGGTGGATGGAAACTACGGGGACTATGTCATCCGGGCCTCTATTTTAAAAGACGGGGTCTTAAGCGATTGCTCCTGTCCGTACCCGGGAGAAGGGTGCAAGCATAAAGTGGCGGTTTTTCTGGACATCACGGACAAACTGGTGTCGCGAAACATGCGGCGCGAAAAAAAAGAATCCGCCTGCGAGGCGGATCCCGATTCTTCGCGGGGCGGTTTTCTTTCCTTTGAGGAGATCAGGGAGCAGGCCGTGTCCGACAGACGGGACAGGGCGAAAAAAGAGGAGTTTGTCCTGACCCGGGGAGATATGATCAAAGGGGAGCATCTGATCGAAACAAAAAAGGGGGCCCAATATGTGGTCACCCTCTACGACCTGGAAAGGGGCCATTGCTCATGTCCCGACTATATGACCAACAGGCTTGGCATATGCAAACATCTTGTCCATGTGTCCGAGTCTTTTAAAAAAGACAAAAAGGCGGCGCGCCGGGTCAAAGAGGAAAAGTTCCCCTTCATCGACATCCGCTGGGATTCGATCTCCCAGTCTCCCGGACTTTTTATGGAAAAAGATTTTTTACCGGATGAAAGCGCGCGCGGTCTTATGGCGGAGCTGTTCGATGAAAAAGGAACGTTTGCCGGCGAAAAGCTTGAGGATATTTTTCCTTTGATCAGTATGCTCGAGGGGGACAAACGGGCGAGGATTCAGCCGGAAGTTCTGAAAAGGCTTGATGAAAAATTGATGGAAAAAGAGATCGAAGCGTTTGAAAAGGGGCATGTCATCGATTTTTCCAATATCAGAACAAAACTTTACCCGTACCAGGTCGAGGGAGTCAGATTCGGGCTTTACAAAAAAGCGGCGCTGATCGGCGACGAAATGGGCCTTGGGAAAACCCTTCAGGCCATTGTCATCGCGGGGTTGAAAAGGGAGATATTCGGGTTTGAAAAAATCCTGGTGGTGACCCTGGCGTCCCTGAAAGATCAGTGGAGACGCGAAATAGAAAGATTCACGGACGAATCGGCCCTGGTGATCGCCGGAGGGGCCAAAATTCGCCGGGAGATGTACGAAAAAGACGGGTCCTTTTTCAAAATCACCAATTACGAAGCGCTTTTGCGGGACGCTCGGGCGATCTCCCGGCATAAACCCGACCTGGTGATACTGGACGAGGCCCAGCGAATCAAAAATTTCAACACCAAAACCGCCGAGGCCGTCAAATCCATCCCCCGTAAACATGCCCTGGTTCTCACGGGAACCCCCCTTGAAAACAAGCTGGAAGACATCTATTCCATTATGCAGTTCCTGTCCCCGGGGCTGCTTTCCCCGCTGTGGATGTTTGCGGCCGGTCATTTCATGCTTTCCCGGAAAAAAAAGGGACAAATCCTCGGGTATAGAAATTTGGGGCTTTTGAGTGAAAAGATCAAACCGATTGTCATCCGAAGAAAAAAAGAGGATGTTCTCTCCGAGGTTCCCGAAACCGTGGTGAACAATTTTTACCTGGATTTAACCCCCGAACAGTCGAAAATTCACGGGGGTTATATCGCTTCCCTGGTTCCGCTCATCAGAAAAAAATTTTTGACCCCCATGGACATGAGGCGTATACAGGAACTGCTTTTAAAGGCCCGGCAAAGTTGCGACTCCACCTTTTTAATCGACCGGGAAACCCACATTTCCCCAAAGCTGAAAGAGCTTGCCGGGGTGGTGGACGAGTTTGTCATCCAGAACAATCGCAAGGTGGTGATATTCACCGAATGGGTCACCATGCTTTTTTTGATCGCGAAGCAGCTTTCCAAAGCCGGCGTGCCCTTTGTGGAGCTTTCGGGCAGAACGCCTGTGGGAAAACGGCAGGCGCTCATCGATAAATTCTCCAGCGACCCCGCATGCAAGGTCTTTCTTTCCAGCGACGCCGGGGGAACGGGCCTCAATCTCCAGGCCGCCGACTGCGTGATCAACTTTGAGCTTCCCTGGAACCCGGCGAAATTAAGCCAGCGAATCGGCAGGGTCAACCGGATCGGTCAGACAAGCAAGTGCGTCAATGTGGTCAACTTCATATCGAAACACAGCATTGAAGAAAGAATTCTGGCCGGGATCCAGTTGAAACAAGACCTTTTCAAAGGTGTCTTCGAAGACGGCGGCGATGTGGTGGAATTTTCCAGGGAAAAAAAGAACGCCATGCTCAGCCGTCTTCGCGAAATGATGGGAGAGGATACGGAAGACCTCAAAACTCCGCCGCCTGAAGCCCCGGAGATACCGGACGACACCCCCCACTATTTGAACCCCGAGGCGCTGGGCCGGGACAAAGACTTCCCCTATGACAGGGAAGAAACGGATCCATCGGAAACCGACGCCGGAAAGTCCCGAGAATCCGGAGACAAATCCCTGGGAGAGAAAGATTTTTCGATGGCCGGCCAGTCCCCGGAAAAAATAGAAAACGTGCTCAATTCCGGAATGAGCTTTATCGGGGGGCTTCTTGAAATGGCCACCGGAAAGAAAGTGGAGATGGCCCCGAATGAAAAGAAAATGATCAAGGTGGATCAACAGACGGGGGAAGTCACCATGAAATTCAGGCTTCCGGGTTTTTGA
- a CDS encoding conserved hypothetical protein (Evidence 4 : Unknown function but conserved in other organisms) → MGVKKLVYLPRYIEKNIVDDLKRKMVFVSGPRQAGKTTVARRLCEAAGCDIKKRYMNWDAPDDREKIILETFPAGTGYLALDEIHKYSRWRQVVKGLYDKRGDELDILVTGSARLDYYRRGGDSLQGRYFFYRLFPLTYGEFHSPPSSLLDDLMHYGGFPEPFVIQSEKETRRWSQDYRSRVVREDLTDLENIKDVSLVERLSIRLPALVGSPLSINSLREDLQVSHQSVSRWLIMLENLYFIFRVYPFGAPRIRAVKKEAKHYHSDWTAVREKGPRFENVVACHLLKWTCFIRDTEGRNMELRYFRDVDKREVDFVICEDEKPIHFVECKSRDKKPSRALVYLKQKFPAVKATQVLLSKDIDVKTRDDIRVCSAHLFLSEFV, encoded by the coding sequence ATGGGGGTTAAAAAACTCGTGTATCTGCCTCGCTACATTGAAAAAAATATTGTCGATGATCTCAAACGGAAAATGGTCTTTGTGAGCGGCCCCCGGCAGGCCGGCAAAACCACTGTGGCCAGGCGTCTGTGCGAAGCGGCGGGATGCGATATCAAAAAACGCTATATGAACTGGGACGCGCCGGACGACAGGGAAAAAATTATACTGGAGACATTTCCCGCCGGGACCGGTTATCTGGCCCTGGATGAGATTCATAAATATTCCAGGTGGCGCCAGGTCGTGAAAGGTCTGTACGACAAGCGGGGAGACGAGCTGGATATTCTTGTGACCGGCAGCGCCCGGCTGGATTATTATCGCCGGGGAGGGGATTCCCTCCAGGGACGATATTTTTTTTACCGGCTTTTTCCCCTGACGTATGGAGAATTTCATTCCCCGCCTTCCTCTCTGCTCGATGATCTTATGCATTATGGGGGATTTCCCGAGCCTTTCGTCATTCAGTCCGAAAAAGAAACCCGGAGATGGTCCCAGGACTACCGTTCCCGCGTGGTCCGGGAAGATTTGACGGACCTTGAAAATATTAAAGACGTCAGTCTGGTGGAAAGGCTTTCCATCCGTCTGCCGGCTCTCGTGGGATCCCCGCTTTCCATCAACTCGCTGAGAGAAGATTTGCAGGTTTCCCATCAAAGCGTCTCCCGCTGGCTGATCATGCTGGAAAATTTGTATTTTATTTTCAGGGTGTATCCCTTTGGCGCGCCGAGGATCAGGGCGGTGAAAAAGGAGGCCAAACATTATCATTCCGACTGGACGGCTGTCAGGGAAAAAGGCCCGCGATTTGAAAATGTGGTGGCCTGTCATCTTTTGAAATGGACCTGTTTTATCCGGGACACGGAAGGCCGAAACATGGAGCTTCGCTATTTCAGGGACGTGGACAAAAGAGAAGTGGATTTTGTCATCTGCGAAGACGAAAAACCCATTCATTTTGTGGAATGCAAATCCAGGGACAAAAAACCGTCCAGGGCCCTTGTGTATTTAAAGCAAAAATTTCCCGCCGTCAAAGCGACCCAGGTTCTTTTGTCAAAAGATATCGATGTCAAAACCAGGGACGATATCCGGGTATGCTCGGCCCATTTGTTTTTGTCGGAGTTTGTGTGA
- a CDS encoding conserved hypothetical protein (Evidence 4 : Unknown function but conserved in other organisms) → MRAPFLSLFMTSPFDGMQEHAEKVKECTWAFRKAIECYVASDRTACDNFRQEIIEIEREADKIKRRIRGHIPKGAIMPVDKFQLFRYLKEQDSVIDSVEDALEWISYRHEREIPEDIQKRLFNLVGSVIEVIEYLPLMMSETKKYFENFSNDTRDAIKDMIRDIRGKEREADKAEYSLKRKAFEVSIDPVTLFHCVRLAEIIGSIADHAENAADMIRAMLAR, encoded by the coding sequence ATGAGAGCGCCGTTTCTATCCTTATTCATGACTTCGCCTTTTGACGGAATGCAGGAGCATGCCGAAAAAGTCAAAGAGTGCACATGGGCTTTCCGGAAGGCCATTGAGTGTTATGTGGCGAGCGACAGGACCGCCTGCGACAATTTCAGGCAGGAGATCATTGAAATTGAGCGAGAGGCCGACAAGATCAAAAGACGCATCCGGGGCCATATTCCCAAGGGCGCCATCATGCCGGTGGACAAATTCCAGCTTTTCAGATATTTGAAAGAGCAGGACAGCGTCATCGACTCGGTGGAAGACGCCCTGGAGTGGATTTCATACCGGCATGAGAGAGAAATTCCCGAAGACATCCAGAAAAGGCTGTTCAATCTGGTGGGGTCCGTCATAGAGGTCATCGAATATCTGCCTTTGATGATGTCTGAAACCAAAAAATATTTTGAAAATTTTTCAAACGACACCCGGGACGCCATCAAGGACATGATCCGGGACATCCGGGGAAAGGAGCGCGAGGCCGACAAGGCGGAGTACTCTTTAAAAAGAAAGGCGTTTGAGGTCTCCATCGATCCCGTCACCCTGTTTCACTGCGTCCGGCTGGCCGAAATCATCGGCTCCATCGCGGACCACGCCGAAAACGCCGCCGACATGATACGCGCCATGCTGGCCCGGTGA
- a CDS encoding conserved membrane hypothetical protein (Evidence 4 : Unknown function but conserved in other organisms), with product MGQEYYILTLGYILGFYMAWNIGANDVANSMASAVGAKAITLKQAVFIAGILNIAGAVFIGSHVTNTIRKGIISTHVMSDPHVALIGAFSALLAAALWVSFATWKSLPVSTTHSIVGAMIGFGLVAGGFSVINWGKLMAVVASWVISPVFSLVIAYAMFKTIVKTILSRKDPLGSALRASPVFIGVAVFIIAMSFIFKTPFGKSLSVSMGLAALISFFIALAVSAVCRALIKRFVARKPRGVEDIFKRIQIGTSCYVALAQGANDVANAIGPLAVIYFLVKTGGVGDKVPMPAFLLLFGGVGIACGVAMAGSRVMDTIGSKITTLTNTRGFSVDFAAASTVLIASKLGLPVSTTHAAVGGVLGVGLARGIEAVDFSLIFKIILYWVLTVPAAAITSIVIFKILELIF from the coding sequence ATGGGCCAGGAATACTACATACTGACCCTGGGATACATCCTGGGGTTTTACATGGCGTGGAACATCGGCGCCAACGATGTGGCCAACTCCATGGCCTCGGCCGTGGGGGCCAAAGCCATCACCCTGAAGCAGGCGGTCTTCATCGCCGGCATTCTCAACATCGCGGGCGCGGTGTTCATCGGCTCCCATGTCACCAACACCATTCGGAAAGGCATCATCTCCACCCATGTCATGTCCGACCCCCATGTGGCCCTGATCGGGGCGTTTTCCGCCCTTCTGGCGGCGGCGCTGTGGGTCAGCTTCGCCACCTGGAAATCCCTGCCCGTGTCCACCACCCACTCCATTGTGGGGGCCATGATCGGGTTCGGACTGGTGGCCGGGGGATTTTCCGTGATCAACTGGGGAAAGCTCATGGCGGTGGTGGCCAGCTGGGTGATCTCCCCGGTGTTTTCCCTGGTCATCGCCTACGCCATGTTCAAGACCATCGTCAAAACGATTCTTTCCCGAAAAGACCCACTGGGGTCCGCTTTAAGGGCGTCCCCTGTTTTCATCGGCGTGGCCGTGTTTATTATCGCCATGTCCTTTATTTTTAAAACGCCCTTCGGCAAAAGCCTGTCCGTGTCCATGGGCCTTGCCGCCCTGATTTCTTTTTTCATCGCCCTGGCGGTTTCCGCTGTTTGCCGGGCGCTCATCAAACGGTTTGTCGCCAGAAAGCCCCGGGGGGTGGAGGACATATTCAAGCGGATTCAGATCGGCACCTCCTGCTATGTGGCGCTGGCCCAGGGGGCCAATGACGTGGCCAACGCCATCGGGCCCCTGGCCGTGATCTACTTCCTGGTGAAAACAGGGGGGGTGGGCGACAAGGTGCCCATGCCCGCGTTTCTTCTGCTGTTCGGGGGCGTGGGGATCGCGTGCGGCGTGGCCATGGCCGGCTCCAGGGTCATGGACACCATCGGCTCAAAGATCACCACCCTGACCAACACCCGGGGATTTTCAGTGGACTTCGCGGCGGCCTCCACTGTGCTGATCGCCTCCAAACTGGGCCTGCCGGTCTCCACCACCCACGCCGCCGTGGGGGGCGTTCTGGGCGTGGGCCTCGCAAGGGGAATAGAGGCGGTTGATTTTTCCCTGATTTTCAAGATTATACTGTACTGGGTTCTCACGGTGCCGGCCGCCGCCATCACCAGCATCGTGATTTTTAAAATACTGGAACTGATTTTTTAA